CAATCTGGATGGAAGCGCCGGTAATGTAACCCGCCCGCTCAGAGGCCAGAAAAGTCACCAGCGCTGCAAATTCTTCCGGGGTGCCCAAACGCTTCATGGGAATGGAAGATTCCCAACGCTTGACTACCTCCTCGGGGGTCGTTCCCTCTTTTTGCGCCGTTACCACGGAAAGCGAACGGACCCTCTCGGTCATGGTATATCCGGGGCATACGTTGTTGACGGTTATATTGTAGGAAGCCAGCTCGTTGGAAAGCGTCTTGGCCAAACCGACGACGCCGGAACGGACGGTATTGGAAAGAATCAGGCCATCGATGGGCTGCTTGACGGATATGGAGGTCATATTGATGATGCGGCCCGATCGTTTTTCCATCATGATGGGCACAACTTCCCGTGTCATGATGACAGTACTCATGAGATTGAGCTTCACACCGAAATGCCAGAGATCATCGTCTATTTCAAGGAAAGTTTTGGAAGGGGGCCCCCCCGCGTTGTTCACCAGAATATCCACGGTACCGTAATGCTCGATTCCCTTTCGAATGAAATTCCTGGCCTGATCGGCATTGCTCACATCGGCTGGGATTCCGATCACTTCCGCCCCCGTCGCCGCGCGAATCTCTTCGACCGCCTTGGGGAGTTCAGGATCATCGAGGGCACAAATGGCCACTTTTGCCCCTTCCCGGCACATCTCCATTGTAACGGCCTTTCCCAAACCTTGACTTCCACCCGCAATAAACGCCACTTTTCCCTTGAGTCCTAAATCCATTTCCACTCCTCCACTTATTTGGAATTTTCTAATTGGTTCCCTTTTGCATAAAACCCGTGTCACACTAATACCACAACGGGACTTTCACCGCCGTGTACTAGTCGTCGTAAAAGGCTTGCATCTCTTCGGTATATTCTCGATTTTCTTTATAAATATAAAATGGAGACCTTATAAGAAGCTCCTCCCCTCCACCTTTTCTGCTCTCGAGGCACACCAGGCGCGCAGCCCCCCCTGCGTGAGAATATACGATCGTGAGCTCCTTGGGGCTGAACCCGTGCTCCTGCGCAGCCGAGAGAAGATGCGCCATGCGCGCGGCAGGATAAATGGCCACGAGACGCCCCCCCTGCACCAGAAGATGCTTACCGGCAGCGAACACCTCACGGATGGAAGCGGTCAGCTCATGACGCGCCAGCGCCTTCTGCGGATGAGGGTTGATCTTTCCCGTGTCCAGGCGGCGATAGGGCGGATTGCTCGTCACAAGGTCGAAGCTCTGGGCCTGAACGTGCCGTGCGACGTCCCGGAAATCCATTCTCCGGATCTCGATTCGATCCGCAAAACCATTGGCCTCGACATTCTGTTCAGCCAACCTCGCCAGGTCGGGTTGAAGCTCCATGCCCAGAATCTTTTGCGCCCCTTTGCGGTATGCCAAAATGAGAGGAACAATGCCGCAACCCGTCCCCAAATCCACTATCCGATCCTCGGGCTTCACCCTCGTCAGTCCCGCAAGCAACACGGCATCCAGGGAAAAGCGGTAGCCATCCTTTTCTTGGCGGACCACAAGCTTGCCGTTAAATAAGGTATCGGATGTCAACACCAGAATTCCCCTCTCCTGCTAAGAGCCTATCCAAAAACCTACCTCGGCAGCGGACACCCCCCTTTAATCCCCCCTCGAGGGGGGACTAAGGGGGGTGTCGCAAAGTCTACAGGTGGTTTCCGGATAGGTTCTAAATCCCTTCCTCCTCCGTCGAGAGCGCGTGGATGACCATTCCGCTTCCGACCTTGGGATAAAAATAGGTGGATTTATGGGGCATGATCAAACCACTCGTAGCCACATCCTGCACCTGCTCGATTCGAGTCGCATTGATGAGAAAGCCCGCTTCGTAATTGCCCTCCTTGACCTCCTGCACCGTCTTTGAAAAATCGTGGCTGAAATGTATATTGTCGGCATTTGCCAGGAATGATTCGGAAAGCCCCAGGATTTTTTTCAACAGGACCTGGTCCAGCACCACTACGTCCAGGGTCTGCAATACCTCGGGAATCCGTATGCTCGAGAGGTAAGAAGAAACCGCATCCCTCTTGGCTTTCATCAGGAAAAAGCCCTCTACCCGTCTCGCATGGAAGCCGATGACCGTATCCTTCCGGGAAGCTCCCGCTTCAAGGCCGGCGCGCCACTGGTTTTCCCCGGAAGCCGTCTGTTCGAACCGCGAAACATCGAAATAAACTCGCGCCTTTTCCAGAAAGGATTCCAGATCCAGGGAATCGAGGGACCGGAGCAGCCGGTGCGTAGGAAGAATCGTCAGACCCTCCTGGTTGAGATTGGATAAATACACCATGATATATTCAAAGGAGGCGCGGGGACTCGCATTCTTGCAGCGTTGCCTTTGGATGTCGCGATAGTTCAGGGCCGTTTCATACCTGTGGTGGCCGTCGGCTATGAACAAAGGCTTATCCCGCATGAGATCCCGCACCCGCCTGAGAATTTCGAGATCCCTCACCCGCCACAAGCGATGCTCCATCCCCTGATGGTCTTTGAAAGATGCAACGGGGTCACCGTCGCGTCCCGCCCTCAGAGCACGATCCACGAATTCGTCCGGATCTGCATAAAGGGCAAAAACCGGACTCAGATTTGCCTGACATGCGAACATCAACTGCAGCCTTTCGTCCTTGACCGCCTGAAAGGTCTTTTCGTGGGGGCGGACAAAGCCGGAACTGAAATCCTCCAACCGCAAAGCACAGACAAACCCGTAGCGTGTCTTACGCACCTGGGGCGTCAGCGAATAGTGCAGTTCATAGTAGTACATACAAGGATCATCGTCTCGAACGATCACTTTTTCCCGCTGCCAGTCCTGGAAATACCTGGCTGCCCGTGTATGCGGATTGTCCTGTTCGGAATCTTCCGGTGTGGATTTCCCCAGTTCCAAACGCACCATATTGTATGGGCACATCTGATGATAAGCTTCCTGTTCCTTTGGAGAAATCACATCATAAGGCGGGATCACGACTTCAGCCAGATCTGGAACTTTTTCCTTATTGTAGCGCAGCCCGCGGAAAGGGGCTATTTCTGCCATGATCTAGTTTTCCTTTCTATTCTAAACTCAAAAAAATGGCCATCAGAGGATCGGCTTAGAGCAAGTCCTTGATATGAATGCGAGCTTTAAAGGCTTCCTTTGCTAACACAGCTGAGGATTTTTGACAAGCGGCATGCATTGCGTTTACCCTCCCGCCACCCATCCGCCAGGGAGGGGAGACTTCCCGGAAGTGTTCTCCGTGACCTCCGTGTCTCCGTGGTGAA
This region of Desulforhabdus amnigena genomic DNA includes:
- a CDS encoding SDR family oxidoreductase, producing MDLGLKGKVAFIAGGSQGLGKAVTMEMCREGAKVAICALDDPELPKAVEEIRAATGAEVIGIPADVSNADQARNFIRKGIEHYGTVDILVNNAGGPPSKTFLEIDDDLWHFGVKLNLMSTVIMTREVVPIMMEKRSGRIINMTSISVKQPIDGLILSNTVRSGVVGLAKTLSNELASYNITVNNVCPGYTMTERVRSLSVVTAQKEGTTPEEVVKRWESSIPMKRLGTPEEFAALVTFLASERAGYITGASIQIDGGWYKGVM
- a CDS encoding tRNA1(Val) (adenine(37)-N6)-methyltransferase; this translates as MLTSDTLFNGKLVVRQEKDGYRFSLDAVLLAGLTRVKPEDRIVDLGTGCGIVPLILAYRKGAQKILGMELQPDLARLAEQNVEANGFADRIEIRRMDFRDVARHVQAQSFDLVTSNPPYRRLDTGKINPHPQKALARHELTASIREVFAAGKHLLVQGGRLVAIYPAARMAHLLSAAQEHGFSPKELTIVYSHAGGAARLVCLESRKGGGEELLIRSPFYIYKENREYTEEMQAFYDD
- a CDS encoding DUF1015 domain-containing protein, whose amino-acid sequence is MAEIAPFRGLRYNKEKVPDLAEVVIPPYDVISPKEQEAYHQMCPYNMVRLELGKSTPEDSEQDNPHTRAARYFQDWQREKVIVRDDDPCMYYYELHYSLTPQVRKTRYGFVCALRLEDFSSGFVRPHEKTFQAVKDERLQLMFACQANLSPVFALYADPDEFVDRALRAGRDGDPVASFKDHQGMEHRLWRVRDLEILRRVRDLMRDKPLFIADGHHRYETALNYRDIQRQRCKNASPRASFEYIMVYLSNLNQEGLTILPTHRLLRSLDSLDLESFLEKARVYFDVSRFEQTASGENQWRAGLEAGASRKDTVIGFHARRVEGFFLMKAKRDAVSSYLSSIRIPEVLQTLDVVVLDQVLLKKILGLSESFLANADNIHFSHDFSKTVQEVKEGNYEAGFLINATRIEQVQDVATSGLIMPHKSTYFYPKVGSGMVIHALSTEEEGI